A DNA window from Luteitalea sp. contains the following coding sequences:
- a CDS encoding insulinase family protein → MTHCRSSGPWLAAAPPDARLRTRNLTQCVKVLVLKGARVLLGLAVGVVFATAVSVQAQSLAELEKRTTVHTLKNGWTFIIVERPDTAPVFAFATQADVGSAQEIPGITGLAHMFEHMAFKGTPNIGTTDYEKERLAIEEMEQAYQAYEAARLARHPDKADVDKLKKAFEQKQADANRYVVPNAFGEVIEREGGVGLNAGTSADSTVYFYSLPANKVELFGYLESERFQRPVFREFYKERDVVMEERRLRTDSQPIGRLVEKFIGAAFSAHPYHQPVVGYMSDLQTFTLTDAEAFYQKHYRPANLVTVIVGNIEAAAVIPILDRYFERIPAGPEPAPVRTVEPEQTAEVVLTLRDPSQPFYLEGYHKPAGTDPEEPIYDALGDILGRGRTSRLYKSLVRDQKVAVGAQAFGGFPGSKYPNLFTFYIVSAVGVPGEKVQAALRAEIEKLKTEDVTDEELERFKTRSRADLVRSLNSNSGLAGQLAAYQTLFGDWREMFRYLDRLDKVTKADIRRVANELFEDTNRTVGQIVTESAEAETKTGQ, encoded by the coding sequence ATGACGCACTGTCGTTCTAGCGGGCCGTGGCTTGCAGCCGCGCCCCCCGACGCTCGCTTGAGAACTCGAAACTTGACACAGTGCGTCAAGGTTCTCGTTCTCAAGGGTGCTCGAGTGCTCTTGGGGCTGGCCGTTGGCGTCGTCTTTGCGACGGCGGTCTCGGTTCAGGCCCAGAGCCTCGCGGAGCTCGAAAAGAGGACGACCGTTCACACGCTGAAGAACGGCTGGACGTTCATCATCGTCGAGCGGCCAGACACGGCGCCGGTGTTTGCCTTTGCGACACAAGCGGACGTGGGATCGGCGCAGGAGATCCCAGGGATCACGGGTCTCGCCCACATGTTCGAGCACATGGCGTTCAAGGGCACGCCCAACATCGGGACAACGGACTACGAGAAAGAACGTCTGGCCATCGAGGAGATGGAGCAAGCGTATCAGGCCTACGAAGCGGCACGGCTTGCGCGCCATCCGGACAAGGCCGACGTCGACAAGCTGAAGAAGGCGTTCGAGCAGAAGCAGGCGGACGCCAATCGCTATGTGGTGCCGAATGCCTTTGGTGAAGTCATCGAGCGGGAAGGCGGCGTCGGGCTCAACGCCGGTACCAGCGCCGATTCGACGGTCTATTTCTATTCCCTGCCGGCCAACAAGGTCGAGCTCTTTGGGTACCTGGAATCGGAGCGCTTTCAGCGGCCGGTGTTCCGTGAGTTCTACAAGGAGCGCGACGTGGTCATGGAGGAACGGCGCCTGCGCACCGACAGCCAACCGATCGGCAGGCTGGTCGAGAAGTTCATCGGTGCGGCGTTCAGCGCGCACCCATATCACCAGCCGGTCGTCGGCTACATGAGCGATTTACAAACGTTCACGCTGACCGACGCGGAGGCCTTCTACCAGAAACACTACAGGCCCGCGAACCTGGTGACGGTCATCGTGGGCAACATCGAGGCGGCGGCAGTCATTCCGATCCTCGATCGGTACTTCGAGCGGATCCCTGCCGGGCCGGAGCCGGCTCCTGTGCGTACGGTCGAACCGGAGCAGACCGCTGAGGTCGTCCTCACGCTGCGCGATCCGTCACAGCCGTTCTATCTCGAGGGCTATCACAAGCCAGCCGGGACCGATCCGGAGGAACCGATCTACGATGCGCTCGGGGACATTTTGGGCCGCGGTCGTACATCGCGTCTGTACAAGAGCCTCGTGCGAGACCAAAAGGTGGCCGTCGGAGCACAGGCATTCGGCGGGTTCCCTGGATCGAAGTACCCGAATCTCTTCACGTTCTATATCGTGAGCGCGGTGGGCGTGCCAGGCGAGAAGGTGCAAGCGGCGCTACGGGCCGAGATCGAGAAGCTCAAGACCGAGGACGTCACAGACGAGGAGCTGGAGCGGTTCAAGACGCGCTCGCGCGCAGATCTCGTACGCTCGCTCAACAGTAACTCCGGGCTGGCCGGGCAGCTGGCGGCATACCAGACGCTGTTTGGCGACTGGCGCGAGATGTTCCGGTACCTCGATCGCCTGGACAAGGTGACGAAGGCGGACATCCGGCGCGTGGCCAATGAGCTCTTCGAGGATACGAACCGGACTGTCGGCCAGATCGTCACGGAGAGCGCCGAGGCAGAGACGAAGACAGGGCAGTAA
- the rpoC gene encoding DNA-directed RNA polymerase subunit beta', translating to MRPERSALTSDFDAIRISLASPEKILAWSHGEVTKPETINYRTFKPERDGLFCAKIFGPVTDWECLCGKYKRMKHRGVICDKCGVEVTQARVRRERLGHIGLATPVSHVWFFKGLPSRIGHLLDISLRDLERVLYFEAYVVIEPGTTDLKMHELLNEDQFRKKREEFGLTAFRAGMGAEAIKELLKRVEIEELAGELRRKMKDEQSAQKRLKFAKRLKVVDAFRKSHNKPEWMILDVIPVLPPELRPLVPLDGGRFATSDLNDLYRRVINRNNRLKKLIELKAPDVIIRNEKRMLQEAVDALFDNGRRGRVLRGANNRPLKSLSDTLKGKQGRFRQNLLGKRVDYSGRSVIVVGPELKLHQCGLPKKMALELFKPFIYNKLEERGLVATIKQAKEMVEQQRPEVWDVLEEVIKEHPVLLNRAPTLHRLGIQAFEPTLVEGKAIRIHPLVCTAFNADFDGDQMAVHIPLSPEAQIEASVLMMASNNVLSPANGHPIAVPSQDIVLGCYYLTKAKPGAKGEGRLFGNMEDVILALENGQLETLTPIRLRYRGSLIDLTVARDDQDVLHSGVQEVSAKIVNTTVGRVIFNDALPVEMPFVNGLLKKKGLQQLVQYCYLHLGLEKTVEMLDRLKEVGFRYATRSGMSIGIDDLVIPAHKATIVDRAREEVIKVEQQYLDGAITNGERYNKVIALWSEATERIADEMFSEMEETDRNGLFNPVYVMADSGARGSKQQIRQLAGMRGLMAKPSGEIIETPITSNFREGLTVLQYFISTHGARKGLADTALKTADSGYLTRRLVDVAQDLIIQDRDCGTLDGIEAQAIVEGGEIIEPLRDRIIGRVALEDIKDPFTGDLIVAVNEEITEELASRIQESGLERVKIRSVLTCASRRGVCGRCYGRDLATGRMVELGLAVGVVAAQSIGEPGTQLTMRTFHIGGTASRISEQSTQEAKHAGRVRYDKLEYVQGRSGEFIVMNRTASIVIQDDKGRDRERYAVVYGARLRVKDGERVEQDQVLVEWDPYTISILTEATGTVKFRDIIDGVTVHEELDEVTGLSRRIIVDSPDEKKQPLIEIRSEDGKTVVARYHVPVHAHLMIDDGEEVRAGQVLAKIPRETTKTKDITGGLPRVVELFEARKPRENSAVISEIDGTAKMGGIVKGLRKVYIVPDEPGAEPREYSLPRGVHVNVQDGDRVQAGEPLMDGPSNPHDILAVLGEKELQSYLVNEIQEVYRLQGVNINDKHIEVIVRQMMRWVKIEDVGDTEFLVDDYVDRFRFMEENERVIADGGQPAKGRPMLLGITKASLSTDSFISAASFQETTRVLTEGSIAGRVDFLRGLKENVTMGRLIPAGTGYDYYRGVRIPHDEPPPPPPPAADEIDLEHEMEYLADADELLDRERGEVLD from the coding sequence ATGAGACCTGAACGTAGCGCGCTGACATCCGACTTCGACGCCATTCGCATCAGTCTGGCGTCGCCGGAGAAGATTCTCGCGTGGTCGCACGGCGAAGTGACGAAGCCGGAGACCATCAACTACCGGACGTTCAAGCCGGAGCGAGATGGCCTCTTTTGCGCGAAGATCTTTGGTCCAGTCACCGATTGGGAGTGCCTCTGCGGCAAGTACAAGCGGATGAAGCACCGCGGTGTCATCTGTGACAAGTGCGGTGTCGAGGTGACGCAGGCGCGTGTGCGCCGGGAGCGGCTGGGCCATATCGGGCTGGCCACGCCGGTGAGCCACGTGTGGTTCTTCAAGGGCTTGCCGAGCCGCATTGGCCATCTGCTGGACATCTCGCTGCGCGACCTCGAGCGCGTGCTGTACTTCGAGGCGTACGTCGTCATCGAGCCGGGCACGACGGATCTGAAGATGCACGAGCTGCTCAACGAAGATCAGTTTCGAAAGAAGCGTGAGGAGTTCGGCTTGACGGCGTTCCGCGCGGGCATGGGCGCAGAGGCCATCAAAGAGCTGCTCAAGCGGGTGGAGATTGAGGAGCTCGCCGGCGAGTTGCGCCGCAAGATGAAGGATGAGCAGTCGGCGCAGAAGCGGCTCAAGTTCGCGAAGCGGCTCAAGGTGGTCGACGCCTTCCGGAAGTCGCACAACAAGCCGGAGTGGATGATCCTCGATGTCATCCCGGTGCTGCCGCCGGAGCTGCGGCCGCTCGTCCCGCTCGATGGCGGGCGCTTCGCCACGTCGGACTTGAACGACCTGTATCGGCGCGTCATCAACCGGAACAACCGGTTGAAGAAGCTCATCGAGCTGAAGGCGCCGGACGTCATCATCCGCAACGAGAAGCGGATGCTGCAGGAAGCCGTTGACGCGCTCTTCGACAATGGCCGGCGGGGCCGTGTGCTGCGGGGCGCGAACAACCGGCCGCTCAAGTCGCTGTCGGACACGCTCAAGGGCAAGCAGGGACGATTCCGGCAGAATCTGCTGGGCAAGCGCGTCGACTACTCGGGCCGGTCGGTCATCGTCGTGGGACCGGAGTTGAAGCTGCACCAGTGCGGCCTGCCCAAGAAGATGGCGCTCGAGCTCTTCAAGCCGTTCATCTACAACAAGCTGGAGGAGCGTGGGCTCGTCGCCACGATCAAACAGGCCAAGGAGATGGTCGAGCAGCAGCGGCCCGAGGTCTGGGACGTGCTCGAAGAGGTCATCAAGGAGCACCCGGTCCTGCTCAACCGCGCCCCGACGCTCCACCGCCTTGGGATTCAGGCGTTCGAGCCGACGCTCGTCGAAGGGAAGGCCATTCGAATCCATCCGCTGGTGTGCACCGCGTTCAACGCGGACTTCGACGGCGACCAGATGGCGGTGCACATCCCCCTGTCGCCGGAGGCGCAGATCGAGGCCTCTGTGCTGATGATGGCGTCGAACAACGTCCTCTCGCCGGCCAATGGGCACCCGATTGCCGTGCCGTCGCAGGACATCGTGCTCGGCTGCTACTACCTGACCAAGGCGAAGCCGGGCGCGAAGGGCGAGGGGCGTCTCTTCGGCAACATGGAGGATGTCATCCTCGCGCTCGAGAATGGCCAGCTGGAGACGCTGACGCCGATTCGGCTGCGCTATCGAGGCTCGCTGATCGATCTCACTGTGGCGCGTGACGACCAGGACGTCCTCCACAGTGGCGTGCAGGAGGTCTCTGCCAAGATCGTCAACACGACTGTCGGTCGCGTGATCTTCAACGACGCGCTGCCGGTGGAGATGCCGTTCGTGAACGGCTTGCTGAAGAAGAAGGGGCTCCAGCAGTTGGTGCAGTACTGCTATCTGCACCTCGGCCTCGAAAAGACGGTCGAGATGCTGGACCGCCTCAAGGAGGTCGGGTTCCGGTATGCGACCCGCTCGGGGATGTCGATCGGGATCGATGACCTGGTGATCCCAGCCCACAAGGCGACCATCGTCGACCGGGCGCGTGAGGAGGTGATCAAGGTCGAGCAGCAGTACCTCGACGGTGCCATCACCAACGGTGAACGCTACAACAAGGTGATCGCCCTGTGGTCGGAGGCCACCGAGAGGATTGCCGACGAGATGTTCAGCGAGATGGAAGAGACGGATCGGAACGGGCTGTTCAATCCGGTGTACGTCATGGCCGACTCGGGCGCGCGCGGCAGCAAGCAGCAGATTCGTCAGCTCGCGGGGATGCGCGGCTTGATGGCCAAGCCGTCGGGCGAGATCATCGAGACGCCCATCACGTCGAACTTCCGCGAAGGCCTCACGGTGCTGCAGTACTTCATCTCGACGCACGGCGCGCGCAAGGGACTGGCGGATACGGCGCTGAAGACCGCCGACTCGGGCTACCTCACGCGCCGGCTCGTCGACGTCGCTCAGGACCTCATCATCCAGGACCGGGATTGCGGTACGCTGGACGGCATCGAGGCGCAGGCGATTGTCGAAGGCGGCGAGATCATCGAGCCGCTGCGCGACCGCATCATCGGCCGCGTCGCGCTCGAAGACATCAAGGATCCGTTCACCGGCGACCTCATCGTGGCGGTGAACGAGGAGATCACGGAGGAGCTCGCCTCGCGCATTCAAGAGTCGGGCCTCGAGCGCGTCAAGATTCGCTCGGTGTTGACCTGCGCGTCGCGCCGCGGTGTGTGCGGCAGGTGCTACGGGCGGGACCTCGCCACGGGCCGGATGGTCGAGCTCGGCCTGGCCGTCGGCGTGGTTGCGGCGCAGTCGATCGGCGAGCCGGGCACGCAGCTCACCATGCGGACGTTCCACATCGGTGGGACGGCGTCGCGCATCTCCGAGCAGTCGACGCAGGAGGCCAAGCACGCCGGCCGTGTCCGCTACGACAAGTTGGAGTACGTCCAGGGCCGTAGTGGCGAGTTCATCGTGATGAACCGCACGGCGTCGATCGTGATCCAGGACGACAAGGGTCGCGACCGTGAGCGCTATGCCGTCGTCTACGGTGCACGCCTGCGCGTCAAGGACGGCGAGCGGGTCGAGCAAGACCAGGTGCTCGTCGAGTGGGATCCGTACACGATCTCGATCCTCACGGAGGCGACGGGTACCGTGAAGTTCCGCGACATCATCGACGGTGTCACGGTGCACGAAGAGCTGGATGAGGTGACAGGGCTGTCCCGACGCATCATCGTCGACTCGCCGGACGAGAAGAAGCAGCCATTGATCGAAATACGGTCTGAGGACGGCAAGACCGTGGTGGCTCGCTACCATGTGCCCGTCCACGCCCACCTCATGATAGACGACGGCGAGGAGGTGCGCGCCGGTCAGGTACTGGCGAAGATCCCGCGTGAGACCACCAAGACCAAGGACATCACGGGCGGTCTGCCGCGCGTCGTCGAGCTGTTCGAGGCGCGCAAGCCGCGCGAGAATTCTGCCGTCATTAGCGAGATCGATGGCACGGCCAAGATGGGGGGCATCGTCAAGGGGCTGCGGAAGGTCTACATCGTCCCGGACGAGCCGGGCGCCGAACCGCGCGAGTACTCGCTGCCGCGCGGCGTGCACGTCAACGTGCAGGACGGCGATCGCGTGCAGGCTGGCGAGCCGTTGATGGACGGGCCCAGCAATCCGCACGACATCCTGGCGGTGCTCGGCGAGAAAGAGCTGCAGAGCTATCTGGTCAACGAGATTCAAGAGGTCTATCGGCTCCAAGGTGTCAACATCAACGACAAGCACATCGAGGTCATCGTCCGGCAGATGATGCGGTGGGTGAAGATCGAGGACGTCGGCGACACCGAGTTCCTCGTTGACGACTACGTGGACCGGTTCCGATTCATGGAAGAGAACGAGCGCGTGATTGCGGACGGTGGCCAGCCAGCCAAGGGCCGGCCAATGTTGCTCGGGATCACGAAAGCTTCGCTCTCGACCGACTCGTTCATTTCCGCGGCATCGTTCCAGGAGACGACACGCGTGCTGACCGAGGGATCGATCGCGGGTCGGGTGGACTTCCTCCGCGGCTTGAAAGAGAACGTCACGATGGGCCGGCTCATCCCGGCGGGCACGGGCTACGATTACTACAGGGGTGTCCGGATCCCGCACGACGAGCCGCCGCCACCGCCGCCGCCTGCCGCGGATGAGATCGATCTGGAACACGAGATGGAGTATCTCGCCGACGCGGACGAGCTCCTCGACCGCGAGCGTGGCGAGGTGCTGGACTAG
- the rpoB gene encoding DNA-directed RNA polymerase subunit beta has product MTSLATNVYRDRIDFSKIRTTVPIPNLIEIQKKSYERFLQMNRLAEEREDIGLQAVFKSVFPISDFRENSSLEFIEYSIGNWQCKCGRLEGLIHLRKPCVSCGSPLVADPYGGHEVVCAKCGQVSEVRADICDTCGQTVEMKLKYDVEECQERGMTYAVPLKVTIRLVVWNKDAETGAKTIRDIKEQEVYYGDIPLMTDNGTFIINGTERVIVSQLHRSPGVFFHSEDKTLFIGQIIPYRGSWVEFEYDTKNLLYVRIDRKRKFLASVFLRALGLRGADEILHAFYSVDRLLLSGGGVFWAVGPSLVGLRAGKEVTVPGTELTIAKGKKINRQAVEALRKAGVEAIEVEPFEFEGAWTASDVVDPQTGEVLLEANEELTPREVAIAQEKGVERLDIFFPERDEIGPVLSQTLKKDPIHTHEEALIEIYRRLRPGDPPTLDSSRSLFESMFFNPQKYDFSRVGRLKLNTKLKLTTPLDERILHPQDFYQVITFLLKLRRNPAGVDDIDHLGNRRVRSVGELLENQFRLGLVRMERAIKEKMSVYQEMATAMPHDLINAKPVMAAIREFFGSSQLSQFMDQTNPLSEVTHKRRLSALGPGGLSRERAGFEVRDVHPTHYGRICPIETPEGPNIGLISSLSCYAQINEFGFVESPYRKVENGRVIDNVIITAAPQGSKHSVGDLVKVEEVLDEEGSPKRGRRKGLEWEPFSYYLSAWEEDQYLIAQANARVDERGYLLDERINSRQAGNFVLAARENVQFIDVSPKQLVSVAASLIPFLENDDANRALMGSNMQRQAVPLIQARAPYVGTGMEYITARDSGAVVVARRAGTVDYVDSQRIVVRVDAEGEGVAKEMGADIYNLVKFKRSNQNTCISQRPIVRVGQRVQKGQVLADGPCTELGELALGRNVLVAFMPWRGYNFEDAILVSEKLVKDDYYTSIHIEEFEIEARDTKLGPEEITRDIPNVGESYLKDLDESGIIRIGAYVKPGDILVGKVTPKGETQLTPEEKLLRAIFGEKAGDVRDASLICPPGIEGIVVGVKIFSRKGIEKDERAKAIEAEELDMMEKNLQDEIRILHEETKKRVVATLQGQTLRQDLFSETGSERLLKKGAVLTADDMADVPFLALVRAKVSSDDPRLDEDLRLLEDRTERQVEVIRQLFEEKKEKIRRGDELPPGVIKLVKVYVAMKRKLSVGDKMAGRHGNKGVIARILPEEDMPYLPDGTPVEIVLNPLGVPSRMNVGQILETHLGWAAHALGFYFATPVFDGATEAEIKSWLERGALPNSGKTRLFDGMSGDPFEQDVTVGYIYMLKLSHLVDDKIHARSIGPYSLITQQPLGGKAQFGGQRFGEMEVWALEAYGAAHILQELLTAKSDDVTGRAKIYEAIVKGDASYTPGLPESFNVLIRELQALGLDVELMKLKKRPEQVQPPVEEPSLTT; this is encoded by the coding sequence ATGACCAGCCTTGCTACTAACGTCTATCGCGACCGTATCGATTTTTCCAAGATCAGGACGACGGTTCCGATTCCGAACCTGATCGAGATTCAAAAGAAGTCGTACGAGCGCTTCTTGCAGATGAATCGGTTGGCGGAGGAGCGCGAGGACATCGGGCTTCAGGCTGTCTTCAAGTCCGTCTTCCCGATCAGCGACTTCCGCGAGAACTCGTCACTCGAGTTCATCGAGTACTCGATTGGCAATTGGCAGTGCAAGTGTGGTCGCCTCGAAGGCTTGATCCACCTGCGCAAGCCTTGCGTCAGTTGCGGCTCGCCGCTCGTCGCCGATCCCTACGGCGGGCACGAGGTGGTGTGCGCGAAGTGCGGCCAGGTGAGCGAGGTTCGCGCAGATATCTGTGATACGTGCGGACAGACCGTTGAGATGAAGCTCAAGTACGACGTGGAGGAGTGCCAGGAGCGGGGCATGACCTACGCCGTGCCCCTCAAGGTGACGATCCGCCTCGTCGTCTGGAACAAGGACGCGGAGACAGGCGCCAAGACCATTCGCGACATCAAAGAGCAGGAGGTCTATTACGGCGACATCCCGCTGATGACCGACAACGGCACGTTCATCATCAACGGCACGGAGCGCGTCATCGTCAGCCAGCTGCACCGCTCGCCCGGCGTCTTCTTCCACTCCGAGGACAAGACGCTCTTCATTGGGCAGATCATTCCGTATCGCGGGTCGTGGGTGGAGTTCGAATACGACACCAAGAACCTGCTCTACGTGCGTATCGATCGCAAGCGCAAGTTCTTGGCAAGCGTCTTCTTGCGCGCGCTCGGCTTGCGCGGCGCGGATGAGATCCTGCACGCGTTCTACAGCGTCGACAGATTGCTGCTGAGCGGCGGGGGCGTGTTCTGGGCAGTGGGCCCCTCGCTCGTCGGCCTGCGCGCGGGAAAGGAGGTCACCGTTCCCGGCACGGAGCTGACGATTGCCAAGGGCAAGAAGATCAACCGGCAGGCGGTCGAAGCGTTGCGCAAGGCAGGGGTCGAGGCGATCGAGGTCGAGCCATTCGAGTTCGAGGGCGCATGGACGGCGTCCGACGTCGTCGACCCGCAGACCGGCGAGGTCTTGCTGGAGGCCAATGAGGAGCTCACACCGCGCGAGGTCGCGATTGCGCAGGAGAAGGGGGTCGAACGGCTCGACATCTTCTTCCCCGAGCGCGACGAGATTGGACCGGTGCTGTCGCAGACCTTGAAGAAGGACCCCATCCACACGCACGAAGAGGCGCTCATCGAGATCTATCGGCGCCTTCGCCCGGGGGATCCGCCCACGCTCGACAGCTCGCGCTCGTTGTTCGAGAGCATGTTCTTCAATCCGCAGAAGTACGACTTCTCGCGGGTGGGGCGCCTCAAGCTGAACACGAAGCTCAAGCTGACCACGCCGCTCGACGAGCGGATTCTGCATCCGCAGGATTTCTATCAAGTCATTACGTTCCTGTTGAAGCTGCGGCGGAATCCTGCAGGCGTCGACGACATCGATCACCTGGGGAACCGGCGCGTCCGCTCCGTTGGCGAGCTGCTCGAGAACCAGTTCCGACTGGGCCTCGTACGCATGGAGCGGGCGATCAAGGAAAAGATGTCGGTGTACCAGGAAATGGCCACCGCCATGCCGCACGACTTGATCAATGCGAAGCCGGTCATGGCGGCCATTCGCGAATTCTTCGGGTCGTCACAGCTCTCGCAGTTCATGGATCAGACCAACCCGCTCTCGGAGGTGACGCACAAGCGACGTCTCTCCGCGCTGGGGCCGGGCGGGCTCTCCCGTGAGCGTGCCGGGTTCGAGGTGCGCGACGTGCACCCGACGCACTATGGACGCATCTGCCCGATTGAGACACCGGAAGGACCGAACATCGGCCTCATCTCGTCGCTCTCCTGCTATGCCCAGATCAACGAGTTCGGGTTCGTCGAGTCGCCGTATCGCAAGGTCGAGAACGGGCGCGTGATCGACAACGTGATTATCACCGCGGCACCGCAGGGATCGAAGCACTCGGTGGGGGATCTCGTGAAGGTGGAGGAAGTCCTCGACGAGGAGGGATCTCCCAAGCGCGGCCGCCGCAAGGGGCTGGAATGGGAGCCGTTCTCGTACTATCTCTCCGCCTGGGAGGAGGACCAGTACCTCATCGCTCAGGCCAACGCCCGCGTCGACGAGCGGGGGTACCTGCTGGACGAGCGCATCAACTCCCGGCAGGCGGGCAACTTCGTGCTGGCGGCTCGGGAGAACGTCCAGTTCATCGACGTTTCGCCGAAGCAGCTCGTGTCGGTGGCCGCCTCGCTCATCCCGTTCCTCGAGAACGACGATGCGAACCGTGCGCTCATGGGGTCGAACATGCAGCGGCAGGCGGTGCCCCTCATCCAGGCGCGCGCGCCCTATGTGGGCACCGGCATGGAGTACATCACGGCGCGCGACTCCGGCGCCGTGGTCGTCGCGCGTCGGGCCGGGACCGTCGACTACGTCGACAGCCAGCGGATCGTCGTGCGCGTCGACGCCGAAGGCGAGGGCGTGGCGAAGGAGATGGGCGCCGACATCTACAACCTCGTGAAGTTCAAGCGCAGCAACCAGAACACCTGCATCAGCCAGCGGCCTATCGTCCGCGTCGGTCAGCGCGTGCAGAAGGGACAGGTGCTGGCGGACGGCCCCTGCACCGAGTTGGGTGAGCTGGCACTCGGGCGGAACGTGCTCGTGGCGTTCATGCCGTGGCGCGGCTACAACTTCGAGGACGCGATCCTGGTCTCGGAAAAGCTCGTCAAGGACGACTACTACACCTCCATTCACATCGAGGAGTTCGAGATCGAAGCGCGGGACACGAAGCTCGGGCCCGAAGAGATTACGCGAGACATCCCCAACGTCGGCGAGAGCTACCTGAAGGACCTCGACGAGAGCGGGATCATCCGGATTGGCGCCTATGTCAAGCCGGGCGACATCCTCGTCGGCAAGGTGACGCCGAAGGGGGAGACGCAGCTCACGCCGGAAGAGAAGCTGCTCCGCGCGATCTTCGGCGAGAAGGCGGGAGACGTGCGTGACGCGTCGCTCATCTGCCCGCCGGGCATCGAGGGGATCGTGGTCGGGGTGAAGATCTTCTCGCGCAAGGGCATCGAGAAGGACGAGCGGGCGAAGGCCATCGAGGCCGAAGAGCTCGACATGATGGAGAAGAACCTGCAGGACGAGATTCGCATTCTTCACGAGGAGACGAAGAAGCGTGTCGTCGCGACGCTGCAGGGACAGACGCTTCGTCAAGATTTGTTCAGCGAGACCGGCAGCGAGCGCCTGCTCAAGAAGGGCGCGGTGCTGACGGCTGATGACATGGCCGACGTGCCGTTCCTGGCACTGGTGCGCGCGAAGGTGTCGAGCGATGATCCGCGTCTCGACGAGGATCTCCGGCTGCTCGAAGACCGGACCGAACGCCAAGTGGAGGTCATCCGCCAGCTGTTCGAGGAGAAGAAGGAAAAGATCCGGCGCGGCGACGAGCTGCCGCCGGGCGTGATCAAGCTGGTGAAGGTGTACGTCGCGATGAAGCGCAAGCTGTCGGTCGGCGACAAGATGGCGGGCCGACACGGCAACAAGGGTGTCATCGCGCGCATTCTTCCCGAAGAGGACATGCCGTATCTGCCGGACGGCACGCCGGTCGAGATCGTGCTCAATCCGCTCGGCGTGCCATCGCGCATGAACGTCGGGCAGATTCTGGAGACACACCTTGGCTGGGCGGCCCATGCGCTCGGGTTCTACTTCGCGACGCCCGTGTTCGACGGTGCGACCGAGGCGGAGATCAAGAGCTGGCTGGAGCGTGGCGCCCTGCCAAACAGCGGGAAGACGCGGCTGTTCGACGGGATGTCCGGCGATCCCTTCGAGCAGGATGTGACCGTGGGTTACATCTACATGCTCAAGCTGTCGCACCTGGTCGACGACAAGATCCACGCGCGCTCGATTGGGCCGTACTCGCTCATCACGCAGCAACCGCTCGGCGGGAAGGCGCAATTCGGCGGACAGCGCTTCGGTGAGATGGAGGTCTGGGCGCTGGAGGCGTACGGCGCAGCGCACATTCTCCAAGAGCTGCTGACGGCCAAGTCGGACGACGTGACGGGCCGGGCGAAGATCTACGAAGCGATCGTCAAGGGCGACGCGTCGTACACGCCTGGGTTGCCGGAGTCGTTCAATGTGCTCATCCGAGAGCTGCAGGCCCTGGGTCTGGACGTCGAGCTCATGAAGCTCAAGAAGCGGCCGGAACAGGTCCAGCCACCGGTCGAGGAGCCGTCGCTCACCACATGA
- the rplL gene encoding 50S ribosomal protein L7/L12 has protein sequence MPDVTQEQVVDYIKNISVMELSKLVKTLEQELGVSAAAAAPVVVAGAAPAAAAAPAEEQTEFTVVLTEIGANKINVIKAVREVTSLGLKEAKDLVEGAPKAVKEDIPKEEAEAIKKKFEDVGAKVELK, from the coding sequence ATGCCAGACGTAACACAGGAACAGGTGGTCGACTACATCAAGAACATCTCGGTCATGGAGCTGTCGAAGCTGGTCAAGACGCTCGAGCAGGAGCTCGGCGTGTCGGCCGCTGCGGCGGCGCCGGTCGTCGTGGCGGGTGCAGCGCCGGCAGCCGCAGCCGCTCCAGCCGAGGAACAGACCGAGTTCACCGTGGTGCTCACCGAGATCGGTGCCAACAAGATCAACGTGATCAAAGCGGTACGCGAGGTGACCAGCCTCGGGTTGAAGGAAGCCAAGGATCTCGTCGAGGGTGCGCCCAAGGCCGTCAAAGAGGACATCCCCAAGGAAGAGGCAGAGGCCATCAAGAAGAAGTTCGAAGACGTCGGCGCGAAAGTCGAGCTCAAGTAG
- the rplJ gene encoding 50S ribosomal protein L10, with amino-acid sequence MAVTRADKEAEVGTLTEVFGQAETAILLDYRGLKVPEVTELRRQVRAVRGSYRVVKNTLAKRVLAGTAFEDLTRYLEGPTAVAFSEDNPIGLAKVLTTFAKTAPALVVKAAVVQGETLVPQEVGDLAVMPGKEELYARLLFLLQAPMVQMVSVLNAPLRDVMSVLVQAEKKAEA; translated from the coding sequence CGGAAGTGTTCGGGCAGGCGGAGACGGCAATTCTGCTCGACTACCGTGGTCTCAAGGTTCCCGAGGTCACCGAGCTTCGCCGACAAGTACGCGCGGTCCGGGGCTCATATCGCGTGGTGAAGAACACGTTGGCGAAGCGAGTGCTCGCCGGCACAGCGTTCGAAGATCTCACGCGCTATCTCGAGGGCCCAACCGCAGTGGCCTTCAGTGAAGACAATCCTATCGGTCTCGCGAAGGTTCTGACGACGTTCGCGAAGACGGCGCCGGCGCTGGTCGTGAAGGCGGCGGTCGTGCAAGGAGAGACGCTGGTGCCGCAGGAGGTTGGCGACCTTGCGGTCATGCCAGGAAAGGAAGAGCTCTACGCGCGACTGCTCTTCTTGCTGCAGGCGCCGATGGTGCAGATGGTGAGCGTGTTGAACGCGCCACTTCGCGATGTCATGTCCGTGCTGGTGCAGGCGGAGAAGAAGGCAGAGGCGTGA